The Kryptolebias marmoratus isolate JLee-2015 linkage group LG1, ASM164957v2, whole genome shotgun sequence sequence gaaacacaaaaacccaaatcccgacaaaATGTGCTTCATTCCACTGCTGGgttctttgttttgctcatttaaacaTGGAGAAGCTGGTGATGAAAGCACCCGACAACAGTAATTTCTATAATTTACCCACAATTCCTTCTGATAAGTTACCTTTATAGATTCCATTCCATCCTCCATGAACCTCTCCTGAAGCAGACCTTTCCTCGAGGTGAGCAccctgatctgaggtcagataAACCAGCGTGTTTCCTCTCAGATTGAGCCTGTCAAGTGTCTCCATGATCTGACCtaagaaaagacacaaaacaggagttaacttgattcaagatggccaccacagcgaACTGACCttataacataaaaatggctataatccagtcagtttttcagatactgtgctaaaatttgatgtggatGTAGATGACAgttgttcacaacacatccttACACGAGATTGTACATAATATTATAGAGAGATTATTTACCCCACTTCTCGTCAGACTCAAAGTGCTCAGGGTTTATGACCCTGACCATTTGGTCAGGTCATAAACCATTCAAAACTTGGTAGAAGGTTACTTGGGCGGTCATAAAAATGTTCTCGTTGAAACGCCTCAGCATACAATCAGGCATTATAACAAAggctctgtgtttaaaaatgccACATTCATGAAAAGGTTTAGAGTGGTGTATGACAAGAGACGACTTTTTCCTGGCGGTACGACGTTGCCGTTTGGTTTCTGACATGATaaaaacaagggaaaaaaaacttactgATTTTGAAATGGTTATTTTGTTGATTCCAGGTTTAAATTGACCcttttcctgtttattaaaAGAAGGTTTGTGGTGACAATGTCTCATTTGTGAAAACGTTTTAGGTGCTGCGTGACCGTGTTCCTCCGACGAggtgaaacaagaagaaagaaataaaatggcCCACCTTACTGACTTTGAAGAGGTTAATTTTGAtttcaaagctaaaagctaaaattagcagaatgtTAGTTGagagctgaaagtagcaaaacttcagctaaaagctaaaaggagcagaacagtaggtaaaaactaaaagctaaaaataaaatgatagctaaaaagtaaatgtagcagaaaaaaGCTACAAGTACTAAAATTAATTGATatatataaaagctaaaacttgcagaacagcagctataagctaaaagtagcataagatgacaaaaatagagcaaagtATGCTGACGCTGATTAAAAGAAATCCATGTTTTGATCTCAGTGTATTAATAAGGGAAATTTGATTTTACACaaagtataaaagctacaaaaaccaaAGGTCAAAGCCATTCTGatatatgaatgattaaaaaagcACAAGCATGAGGAAGTAGTTTGAGTCCAAATAAAAGCATGGAAGAAAGCATGAACAGAAAAACCATTTTGTGAATGTTggttcagcattcacacttttgGTGACCTACCTACACTCCAGTCCACTTCACGGACAGCGTCTCCATAGATGCCGTGGCGGCTCGTTCCTCTGAAAGGTGCCGAAGCAAATATGGCTGTGTGTACTTgaaggaaggagaaaaacagcagaaaagaccTGTCCGaattcctgcagaaacacagaatcATTTCTGATTACAACAGTGAAATGAGTGAAAGAAGCTTGTTTTAAATcggtggttctcaaactttttctgCTTCGCCATTTTTTGGTTTCTAAGATAATTCCCCCCGGGAACACACACATATCAACTCCATTGAAGTGTATTTCACACCTCAGTGAGCAGTCTTTGTTACTGCCAGTGGCTTCATccatctgcagagaaaagctgcGGCTGTCACACACCTTATCATTAAGCTGCTCCTCTGTGTCCTTTGACATGTCATAAATTCACCTGCCGATTGTCTTATTGGACAATGGAATAGTCTGTAGTTTGCTGGCTGCTGTGTCATTTATCATAGTTGAAACCATAGCACATAGAAGTATTAATTCCTCCGCACACTGTGCCACTCGGTAGGCAACTTTATATGAGCTGAGTTGAGCGTTTGCCGGCACGGATGCAGCTTTAGTAAAGACATACTGTTGGGCACAGCAGTTTATGAGTTCTTATCTGAAAAAGTCAACTGACTTGTCTTTGTGCTCGGGATGTTTTGTCTCTTAGTTTGTTCGGTTTCAAACTGTCACAAGCTAGCACTTAGAGACAGACAACACACTGGGGTCTCTCCTCATTACCCACCGTTGTGCAGGTGAAGCCAAAGGCAAGATATGCTCAGTCGTATTTTCGACTCTTTGGCTCTGAAGGAAGTTGGTTGGGAAGCATATTTGGCCATGCTACGTCTTCTGCTTTGGATATATGTGGGAGCCCCatcaaaaacctgtccattatgctaGTGTCcaagcattcatttttttcatttagtccGGGGGTTGGCAACCCGCggctctttggcgctgccctcgcggctccctggagctttttcgaaaatgtttgaaaatggaaaaagatgggggagagaaatatattttttgttttaatatatgcctcttttacacggaccctaattcagaagtccggctctactccgctctactcggctcggctcgataaagaatgcatcctgTTCACATcggccagtttggtctgtagcagaggaaNNNNNNNNNNNNNNNNNNNNNNNNNNNNNNNNNNNNNNNNNNNNNNNNNNNNNNNNNNNNNNNNNNNNNNNNNNNNNNNNNNNNNNNNNNNNNNNNNNNNNNNNNNNNNNNNNNNNNNNNNNNNNNNNNNNNNNNNNNNNNNNNNNNNNNNNNNNNNNNNNNNNNNNNNNNNNNNNNNNNNNNNNNNNNNNNNNNNNNNNNNNNNNNNNNNNNNNNNNNNNNNNNNNNNNNNNNNNNNNNNNNNNNNNNNNNNNNNNNNNNNNNNNNNNNNNNNNNNNNNNNNttcgctctttatgcttgcatctggtcacacccacgaccaatgagtgaacaggagctaagcttgctccgcccacgaagcagggccggcccggctggcccgactctgaagcagctatattagctatattagcctatcagataggctaatatagctaatatagatacatacagcatgcgctgccttcattataaggcttatataaggcttttaattttttgaggctccagacatatttgttttgggttttttttggtccaatatggctctttcaacattttgggttgccgacccctggtTTAGTCAAATGTCTACTATATGAAAAGGCTTTAGATTTTTGGATCGTTAGGGATTTTAGCATAGTCGAATGTTACAAGCAGCTGAGAAAGTTTTGACCATAAAAAAAGGCCATCTCCAAATCCAAGAGAATTGGGAAAATTGACCGGTACCTCTCTATGAAGTCCACTGCTTCACGAGTCATTGTCTGCGTCAGGTTGTCAGCAATGAACGGCTGCTCCACAATACTGTGATCCCTGTAAAGAATGCAGTTGAAGTATGGGATCATCTTGACAAACCCAGCTGCTAGAGCTGCGGCTATgaccagcagggacagcaggcCCACTATCAGCTTCCTGCTGAAAGCGATGACTCTGCTGTAATGAAGGGTCACAACCAAGAGCAACACGGTTCCAAAAGTCTCGTACGGCATATATTTATGGAACCGAAAAACAGTGCCATGTCCAGGTTGGCAGTCTCGCAGGTTGGTCAAAGGGATGCCGAAGAAGTAATTAAAGCCGTGAACGCTGGGGTGGTGGCAGTGATCGTCATGGCTCTTACAGTTAAGTCCTAGGTGCCATTTTCCTGGAgacaagaagaaataaaaaagagataATATTAaagaatttgctttttttttgtaaaacactgAATGCTGAGCGCTTAATGACTTTGCTATAATTTtctaaagaagctaaaactgaatagttatagctaaaagtatcaaaaggctagagagagagagagagatccaAGATTAATACAAATAGTGCAGATCCTATTGGGCTAACAATCTCCCCACCTGTTGGTGGTTGTGGAATTCTGAGCATTAGTTAAAACCTTAGGTGCGTGCCCTGGTAAATCATGGTAAAACTATAAACATTGTGAGCATTATTTGTACAAATTTGTTTGATGTCCAGtaacaacaaatgtaaaatacttCTGGGAATGAAATTAGGGGACGGCCTCAGGGATAAGTGAAAAGCTTGTAAATCAGTATTGGATTTCAAAAAAGTTGTAAATCTCAGAAGTAATTATTGCTTGAAGATTGTGGAAGGAAAAGCAGAAAGGTGAGCAGGAGATCCAGGGAATATGTGTTGCTTTATTTGCCTGCAAAACTTGGAATAAACCCATCATGGAACTGcaatttttgatgttttttgggCGATGGGACCTGAGTTCCGAGttgagacattgtcttcaggtACAATCCCTCCTTGGGAAGTGGATTGTTGGCCCTTAAGCTAACGATCGTCGGAAACAACTCCAGTAAATGCATATATGGAGGGGTTAGCTGTTGCATGTCTCAAGaccccagcttatcaccatGAAGGGAATCGAATGTAtttgaatccatactgttaaggtccgtcccagtgggatgtggGTGTTActctacagctgggtgtggtaaatgtttataaaaagaagcagccctgAGAGGAatgggggatttcactgattgggccagaagtctcgattcggcacagactgtaaagtcatttctttgatcATTTACATCGCCGCTGAAAACCCAGAGgaacgtccaccttttgaagacacttcaataGTCAATACATGTTccatgacttttgttttgttctatgTTGaccataaatataaaacaattttaaaaccaatggcatgtgtttttcttttttgctttacagcaatttgctttgtctttttttggccaatttcagcatttgtttttctgcttttagcttctgttgtgctaactttagcatttatttttcGGCTTCTGGCCACTCTTGTGCAGCTTTAAGTTCGTGTTCAGCTCATTTCTGCTTATTTCTCCCGATTTGGGCTCTGTTctgcttgcttttgttttatttttagcttcttcagcaaattgcAGCAGTCATTctgcactcagcattcacactacatatttggagaaaaaacattttctttagtcTTTATTGAACGcataaaaaatccaaatcaattcatttatttaattagtttctTGCCTGACAATGTCCCACTTTAACCTACTCATATTAGTCACGTGTGTTACGTACCAATCAGAGCAGTCTCATACCCTTGTTCTTTGACAATCTTTGCAAAGGTAACTTCTTGTTGGGGAAGACCTCCAGAtgctgcattaaataaaaagacaccCGGTCTCAAATCACCAACTACACCTGGTAGAAAGAAGaatggaaagaaaatgtgttacttattttatttttccactcaAATCAAAcgtattattttattataacaaTAAACTCCTAATTTGAAAATGATGTAGCAGCCTATAACTTCTCTCAGCAGAGTGTTTGAACACAGCAACCTCTTCAAAACGGACAATCATCAGTGATTTCAACCACCATCTTCATTTTTGTTCATGCCCTCTTGATGTCTCCTTGTATAGCTCCTCTTAGCCCCACCTGtttgcatccaataattattacAAAGCTTTTGGAGCCTGTAAGAAAATTGTTATTCtattttgaattgtttaaactgttttattgctATTTGTTATATGAAATGAGACTTTGtatgtgaaaaaagaaatgcaaactaTGCTACCACTGTCTGTGTCATAGGAATTGAATTtgtatttcaaataaaatagattGAAATCATTATTGTGTCTTGTTTAGCAGCACAGTTGTACTACTTAACCATTCTTTAAGTGTCATTCTAGGGTGGGTTCATAGAACATGGTAAGCAATAGTGATGGGCGATATGGAacaaatcctatatcacgatatggataattttatatcacgataacgatatatatcacgatataccccaattacgtacgttgtcagttattctctgacaaatatgaaaaaataatctcatttcttacctttttcaagctttatttcgaagtgacatttaactgaactttcacaNNNNNNNNNNNNNNNNNNNNNNNNNNNNNNNNNNNNNNNNNNNNNNNNNNNNNNNNNNNNNNNNNNNNNNNNNNNNNNNNNNNNNNNNNNNNNNNNNNNNNNNNNNNNNNNNNNNNNNNNNNNNNNNNNNNNNNNNNNNNNNNNNNNNNNNNNNNNNNNNNNNNNNNNNNNNNNNNNNNNNNNNNNNNNNNNNNNNNNNNNNNNNNNNNNNNNNNNNNNNNNNNNNNNNNNNNNNNNNNNNNNNNNNNNNNNNNNNNNNNNNNNNNNNNNNNNNNNNNNNNNNNNNNNNNNNNNNNNNNNNNNtacttgttgcgaccccgggtttgatacttcctgcgtctccatctttcagcacttatggtgaaaacacggcgccgcacagaaagccgctgccgtaaagcatgtcgcaaacccacacgtaaagcagcgtcatgtcgcaaaacggaggttcttcactaaatagttattttttcttattatttatcacttctataaactgaatgtatgcaaagtgacaacactaatacatttgtcgtagcctacgttatgaaatatttacatgaatcattgatacaattatgatagaaacgatagaagaaaatatcacgatagacacttttctatcgtccccacgatatggatCCTTATATCACCCAGCACTAGTAAGCAAATAGGAGAGCATCTTTGGAACATGGGAAATAGCTGGAAAAACTTGTCCGTGAGTATTAACAGCATCATGATTGTCTTCCAACTTTCGCTGTAATCCAACGACATTTTAATGGATCATATTGAGGTTGTTGTTCTGTGTGAAGGGGGTTCTtgtttctgcaaaacaacaatTAGCACTTAAGGTGAGTCAGGgaaggtgttttgttttaatgttgtgaaCTCGCCTGATCTTATTGGGTATCGTCCTGTAAGAAATGCTGCCCTGCTCGGCGTGCAGAGGCTTGCTGCAGCGATGTGGTGCCTCAGCTTCACCCCCTCCTGTGCCAACCGGTCA is a genomic window containing:
- the sts gene encoding steryl-sulfatase yields the protein MNRLWAPHCLMLLLLEISSGFLHEKNRPNFVLMMVDDLGIGDLGCYSNKTLRTPNIDRLAQEGVKLRHHIAAASLCTPSRAAFLTGRYPIRSGVVGDLRPGVFLFNAASGGLPQQEVTFAKIVKEQGYETALIGKWHLGLNCKSHDDHCHHPSVHGFNYFFGIPLTNLRDCQPGHGTVFRFHKYMPYETFGTVLLLVVTLHYSRVIAFSRKLIVGLLSLLVIAAALAAGFVKMIPYFNCILYRDHSIVEQPFIADNLTQTMTREAVDFIERNSDRSFLLFFSFLQVHTAIFASAPFRGTSRHGIYGDAVREVDWSVGQIMETLDRLNLRGNTLVYLTSDQGAHLEERSASGEVHGGWNGIYKAGKSTNWEGGIRVPGIVSWPGKILSGRAIDEPTSNMDLFPTVVHLSGASVPQDRVIDGQDLMDLLQGTVKRSSHEFLFHYCNSYLNAVRWHPKNSSSVWKAFFFTPNFYPEDKATCFHTHVCFCTPGYVTYHDPPLLFDLQRDPSESRPLTPDTEPSFHSVVAAVQEAVESHQRTVEPVERQITAGKLMWKPWLQPCCSTLTQLCQCKHTL